The following coding sequences lie in one Lacerta agilis isolate rLacAgi1 chromosome 4, rLacAgi1.pri, whole genome shotgun sequence genomic window:
- the KCNE2 gene encoding potassium voltage-gated channel subfamily E member 2, whose translation MATLQNFTKALEDTFRRTFLDYMNNWRRNTTVEENTLQGKLDAENLNYVIMYLMVMIGIFSFIVVTILVSTVKSKRREHSDDPYHQYIVDDWGNKLKNQTLLHHDHKCTIHENTGAKDQASTQTA comes from the coding sequence ATGGCCACATTACAGAACTTTACAAAGGCTCTGGAAGATACTTTCAGGAGGACATTCCTTGATTACATGAATAACTGGCGAAGAAATACCACAGTTGAAGAAAATACGTTGCAAGGAAAACTTGATGCTGAAAACTTAAATTATGTCATTATGTATCTCATGGTGATGATTGGGATTTTCTCCTTCATTGTTGTGACGATCTTAGTGAGCACTGTGAAATCAAAGAGACGAGAGCACTCTGATGACCCTTATCATCAATACATTGTGGACGACTGGGGCAACAAGCTCAAAAACCAGACGCTGCTCCACCATGACCATAAATGCACCATCCATGAAAATACTGGTGCAAAGGATCAAGCAAGCACCCAGACTGCTTGA